A region from the Geobacillus vulcani PSS1 genome encodes:
- a CDS encoding VOC family protein, whose protein sequence is MAVKKFEHVGIQVKDIETSKAFYQNVVGLELLSEMIHTNGTMKLAFLGLDGQIIVELIEGYNPDLPTEGKVHHVAFTVEGIEQEKERLVSLGIPLVWEDITELPNGAKYLFFLGPDGEWIEFYEPERSAQ, encoded by the coding sequence ATGGCAGTCAAAAAATTTGAACACGTCGGCATCCAAGTGAAAGATATTGAAACATCGAAAGCATTTTATCAAAACGTCGTCGGCCTCGAGCTGCTCAGCGAGATGATTCATACGAACGGGACGATGAAACTGGCGTTTTTGGGGCTTGACGGCCAGATCATCGTCGAGCTCATCGAAGGATACAACCCGGATTTGCCGACGGAAGGAAAAGTGCATCATGTCGCGTTTACGGTCGAAGGCATCGAGCAGGAGAAAGAACGGCTCGTGTCGCTTGGCATCCCGCTCGTTTGGGAGGACATTACCGAGCTTCCGAACGGGGCGAAATATTTGTTTTTCCTCGGTCCAGACGGAGAATGGATCGAATTTTACGAGCCGGAGCGATCTGCACAATAA